AAGTAAGAGTACAAGGTGAATATACTTTTTCACAAAATTGATATTAAGGGTTAGGTAATTATGGGGTTAGTTGTAAATGTATAAATATTGCGCATAAGCTCAATTATTTACAATAAACTTTACAGTTATAATTTAAGTCCTCCCATTTTATCCTAAACAGTAAGACTTTAGAGAATATTTTGACAAATTATAAGGTTTATAAAAAGGATTTTTTCAGTATTTATACTACATGCGGGAAGTATTTTTCCTACCCACCTTAGATTAGGACGGCTAAACATTCTTTATTATAACATGTTGCGCGTTGCATTGCCGGTTACAACTTGTTTCAGGTTCGGTGTGGGTTGCTATAAAAAAGATACTACCACGAATGCTGTGGAAATAATAAATAACCATCTCACAATCTCACCTTCTCACCATCTCACCTTCTCACCTTTTAATCAAAGTAATAATATTCTACTAATAGTAGTAATACCTGATTTTTTATTTTACCTAATAATACATAATTTGCAAACACAGAATGTTCTTATATATTAAAATCTAATTCTACTATGAAACTTCTAATGATATACTGCGATAAATTCTCTTATACTCCACAAATAAAAACTTTGGAAAGCTTTCCCGAGGTGGAAAAAGGCGAAGTTTATAAAGACTCTCTTGTAGCTTTTATACATGCCGAGGAACACGATCATGAGGACCCGAAAGCTGTAGAGACAAAACTGGTGAAAAACCTGAAATGGGCTGCAAAAAAGAACAATACAAAAAAGGTTGTTCTACATTCCTTTGCCCACCTGTCGGAAAGCAAAGCTGATCCGAATTTCACAAAAGAGATTTTCGATCTTGCAGAGGCGAGAATGAATAATGCAGATTACCAATGCAGCCAAACACCCTTTGGATATTTTCTCGATATAGACGTACAGGCTCCGGGAATATCGCAGGCAAGGATCTTTAAGGGATTCTGACCTTAAGCCTAAAATATCATCGATATGATTTATTAATGGCACTAAAAAGTGAAAAAAAATTTCGGGACGATACAATTATAAATACTCTCACACAAATGCTCAAAAAACAACCTTTGTTATAAGTTCTTACGATTTCTCTACCTATAACAATATATTTTTTTAGCCGCGAAACCTTTAGGTTCAACGGAGTTAATGCGCGAAATCGAAGGTTCAACGAAGTTAATGATGATTTAAGATTAAAAAAACATAATGAAAGCTTAACTTAATGACGTTGACCGCGCCCGGGATAGGAATGGCAGCTTTTTTATTTAAAAACTAATGAAACTTTGCTATTGAGAGCGACCCCGGGAGCTCCTCAATGGCATTAGTTGAATAGCTTTTAAATAAAAAACTATAATGGATAGCCCGATAAGGCGCCAGTAAAATAATTGACAACAGACGCATCTTTTATTTGAAGAGTATAAGCGTTAATTATGATCATAATTTTCAAGAAGGGATAAACATATATTTTCACTCAAAACAACAAGGGTAATTTCATTCATTTTAGCACAAACACAATTTAGAACCTCTCTAAATAACAACAAATCGCACACAACTAACAACGCATAACTACTTAAATACCAAATCATTTATATATGATTGCAATTTTGAATAGCATCACAAAATATAGCCTCTAAATCGTAACTTATGTAACACTAATACTCTATAGTGTATTAATAACATCTATCACATTGCTATTTCGTAAATTTGCACTACTTTTACATGCCCTTAGAACGGGGTAGATTGAGAGTTAGCAAGCAACACTAATCAACTCTCAATCAAACAAATAAAAAGTATAAACACGTATTATAATAACTAAATTTTCGATTATGTCTAACGATAAATTGAAGACTCCGGCTCAGAAATTGATTGGAGATGGAAATGAAGGAGCTTCATGGATTGCTTATAAGTGTTCTGAAGTTGCGGGTATCTACCCTATTACACCATCATCAAACATGGGTGAGAATGCTGACATGTGGGCAGCAAACGGAGTAAAAAACATTTGGGGTAATGTTCCTGAAATAATGGAAATGCAATCAGAAGCGGGTGCTGCAGGTACTGTACACGGTGCTTTGGCTGCGGGTGCAATGACTACTACGTTTACTGCATCTCAGGGTCTGTTGCTTAAGATTCCTAACATGTATAAAATTGCTGGTGAATTACTACCAACAGTTGTACATATTTCGGCTCGTACTTTGGCTTCGCATGCTCTTTCTATCTTTGGTGACCACCAGGATGTTATGGCTGCACGTCAAACCGGTTTCGCGATGTTGTTTGGAAACAATGTTCAGGAAGCTCACGATATGGCAATGATTGCTCACGCAACTACATTGAAAACCCGTGTTCCTTTCATGAATATCTTCGACGGATTTAGAACATCTCACGAGATTTCTAAAGTTGATAAAATTTCTGATGAAGTAATTCGCGAAATGATCGACGAAGAGTTAGTAATTGCTCACAGAGAAAGAGGTCTTAACCCTGACAGTCCTGAAATTAGAGGTACTGCCCAGAACCCTGACGTATTCTTCCAAAACCGTGAAGCATCGAACAAATATTACGAAGCTGTACCGGATGCTGTTCAGGATGAAATGAACAAGTTTGCTGAACTTACAGGTCGTCAATATAAAATCTACGAATACTATGGAGCTGCTGATGCTGACAGAGTTATCGTGATGATGGGATCTGGTGCCGAAGCTGCTGAAGAGTCTGTTGACTACTTAAACTCTAAAGGTGAAAAAGTTGGTTTATTAAAAGTAAGATTATACCGTCCGTTAGATGCTAAAGCTTTATTAGCTGCTCTTCCAAGAACAGTTAAAGCTATTTCTGTTCTTGACAGAACTAAAGAAATGGGTCAAATCGGTGAACCATTATTCTTAGACGTAGTTTCTGCATTCCACGCAACAGGAAAAATGGAACACATGCCAACAGTTGTTGGAGGTCGTTACGGTCTTTCTTCTAAAGAGTTCACTCCTACAATGGTTAATGCTGTATATGAAAATCTTCAGCACTCAACTCCTAAAAACAATTTCACTGTAGGTATTAAGGATGATGTTACTCACTTATCATTAGACTACGATAAAGATTTCGCAATCGACTCTAAAGGATTTGCCGGATTATTCTACGGATTAGGTTCTGACGGTACTGTAGGTGCTAACAAGAACTCTATTAAGATTATCGGTGAAACTACCGATAACTTCGTACAGGGATACTTTGTTTACGATTCTA
Above is a genomic segment from Bacteroidota bacterium containing:
- a CDS encoding threonyl-tRNA synthetase editing domain-containing protein, translated to MKLLMIYCDKFSYTPQIKTLESFPEVEKGEVYKDSLVAFIHAEEHDHEDPKAVETKLVKNLKWAAKKNNTKKVVLHSFAHLSESKADPNFTKEIFDLAEARMNNADYQCSQTPFGYFLDIDVQAPGISQARIFKGF